One genomic segment of Primulina tabacum isolate GXHZ01 chromosome 9, ASM2559414v2, whole genome shotgun sequence includes these proteins:
- the LOC142504340 gene encoding uncharacterized protein LOC142504340, whose translation MPPKRKAPEVLPRRRAGEDRDSTSSNVVDEFSRLLHEQAKMHGEQIQQLLRLQTPVQGRGQGRDQRVQERVVEGAYDKFKKMNPPEFVGSSDPLIAMEWVKAVEAIFDYLNFDDKNRVSCAVFLLTKTARIWWEATETRKVKEFLELKQGTMSMNDYILKFEEGCLFVPFIASNNKDRAEHFMRGKTIQEATICPKGQASFQGGKGEHEGKGKEEYRGKSPAVPSESDKPLCPKCHKPHKGDCLVGSNKCYRCGGVGYIAINCTQSSGNGRVQGRIFSLTKEGVNPDSSIISGTILISGKVANTLIDTGATHSFISEQFMHSLGLAPIGEIVHFSIVLPSGDYIHSSRHGDSRVFTGSGTSLGLSFISCLQMQRMLVKGCHEFLVSVVDITREGSGNASDIDIVRDYLDVFADDVSGLPPDREVEFVIDIVPGTTPISKAPYRMASTEMKELKSQLQELLDKGFIRPSSSPWGAPVIFVSKEGIAVDPAKIEAVKKWPIPLTVAEVRSFRGLAGYYRRFIADFSKIALPLTTLTRKTVKFEWSNECQQAFQVLKDKLTSAPVLALPQEVEDFVVYTDASKKGLGVVLMQQGKANVVADALSRKSGLQLGSMIKKPLLLDLQRSEIALVEEGTIARLSALVIRPTLIDRIKHEQQFDTLLLDLRAKAEKKGNSEFGLNSDGLITF comes from the exons ATGCCACCCAAGAGAAAAGCTCCTGAAGTACTTCCTAGAAGGAGAGCCGGAGAAGACCGAGACAGTACTTCCTCTAATGTAGTTGATGAGTTTAGTAGGCTACTTCATGAGCAAGCTAAAATGCATGGGGAACAAATCCAGCAACTTCTCCGATTGCAAACACCGgttcaaggtagaggccaaggccGTGATCAACGAGTTCAAGAACGAGTTGTTGAGGGAGCTTATGATAAATTCAAGAAGATGAATCCACCCGAATTTGTAGGGAGTTCGGACCCTTTGATTGCAATGGAGTGGGTGAAGGCGGTCGAGGCGATCTTTGATTACCTTAACTTTGATGATAAAAATCGAGTGAGTTGTGCTGTGTTTCTCTTAACCAAGACCGCAAGAATTTGGTGGGAAGCAACCGAG ACTCGCAAGGTGAAAGAATTCTTGGAGCTAAAGCAAGGGACAATGAGCATGAATGATTACATCTTGAAGTTTGAAGAAGGTTGTCTTTTTGTTCCTTTCATTGCTAGCAACAACAAAGATAGAGCCGAGCATTTTATGCGGGG AAAGACAATTCAGGAGGCAACAATTTGTCCAAAGGGTCAAGCTTCATTTCAAGGAGGAAAAGGAGAACACGAGGGGAAAGGAAAGGAAGAATATCGCGGTAAATCTCCTGCGGTACCATCTGAATCAGATAAGCCTTTATGCCCTAAATGCCATAAACCACATAAAGGGGATTGCCTAGTTGGAAGCAACAAATGTTATAGATGTGGAGGTGTTGGGTACATTGCGATCAATTGCACTCAATCATCGGGCAATGGCCGAGTTCAGGGGCGTATTTTCTCTTTGACCAAGGAAGGAGTTAATCCTGATTCGTCAATCATTTCAGGTACCATTCTTATTTCAGGCAAGGTAGCTAATACTCTTATTGATACTGGTGCCacacattcttttatatctgagcAATTTATGCATTCTCTAGGTCTTGCTCCTATTGGTGAAATTGTCCACTTTTCTATTGTGCTTCCTTCGGGAGATTATATTCATTCTTCAA GGCATGGTGATAGCAGGGTCTTCACGGGGTCAGGTACTTCGCTTGgcctttcttttatttcttgctTGCAAATGCAACGGATGTTGGTTAAGGGTTGTCATGAGTTTCTAGTATCGGTGGTGGATATAACTAGAGAAGGGAGTGGGAATGCGAGTGACATTGATATTGTGAGGGATTATCTTGATGTCTTTGCTGATGATGTGTCGGGATTGCCACCGGATAGAGAGGTGGAATTTGTTATTGATATTGTaccaggtaccacaccgattTCTAAAGCCCCTTATCGAATGGCCTCAACTgaaatgaaagagttgaagagtCAATTGCAAGAGTTATTAGATAAGGGCTTTATCAGACCAAGTTCATCTCCATGGGGggcaccg GTCATTTTTGTTTCCAAGGAAGGAATTGCTGTGGATCCGGCTAAGATTGAAGCAGTtaagaagtggcctattcctttGACAGTTGCTGAGGTACGAAGTTTCCGTGGgttggcagggtactatcgtcgttttattgctGATTTCTCTAAAATAGCATTACCACTTACTACTCTGACGAGAAAGACAGTTAAGTTTGAATGGTCTAATGAATGTCAGCAAGCATTTCAAGTATTGAAGGACAAATTGACTTCAGCTCCAGTGTTAGCACTTCCTCAGGAAGTTGAAGACTTTGTGGTGTATACAGATGCTTCCAAGAAAGGTCTCGGTGTTGTGTTGATGCAGCAAG GAAAAGCGAATGTGgttgctgatgcattgagccgaAAATCAGGTCTTCAATTAGGTTCTATGATTAAAAAGCCTCTGTTGTTGGATTTGCAGAGAAGTGAGATCGCATTGGTTGAGGAAGGTACGATCGCTCGACTTTCAGCCTTAGTTATTCGACCGACTTTGATTGacagaattaagcatgagcaaCAGTTCGATACTCTTTTGTTGGACTTGAGAGCAAAGGCAGAGAAGAAGGGGAATTCTGAGTTTGGATTGAACAGTGATGGCCTGATTACATTTTAa
- the LOC142555050 gene encoding IQ domain-containing protein IQM2-like: protein MGVSWSCPLAIYCDLENGIQSVIGKLINFGDDAEKNPIRVLSFEDKILEHKLLPSFGSGELLLDGSFKNMSKSTQTMIYTKVPGDDIDLCRKNLSLKDPSSPTHDAAVKLQKVYKSFRTRRKLADCAVLVEQSWWKVLDFAELKHSSVSFFDLEKHETATSRWSRARTRAAKVGKGLSKNGKAQKLALQHWLEAIDPRHRYGHNLHFYYVKWLNSQSKEPFFYWLDIGEGKELNLIEKCPRSKLQQQCIKYLGLMERKAYEIVVEDGYLLHRETRELLDTTRESTGAKWIFVLSTSRILYVGKKKKGSFQHSSFLAGGATLAAGRIVAERGILKAIWPHSGHYRPTPENFLDFISFLRESNVDLTDVKLDSTDDEEEDSVGKKGDVLDVKSNSSEDDLDEPEHMKCSSYKNISSEKKITSTSRALIRKPTTLLIPNKHVLIETFKRNTETTQSSIVNFQLESPIDGNKESEEQFNSNLEKADASEDHHLAKEGVVPEKIISQRINSHREAKSYQLGKQLSCKWSTGAGPRIGCLRGYPSELQSHALEHVNLSPRGE from the exons ATGGGGGTATCTTGGTCATGCCCGCTTGCCATATATTGTGATCTAGAGAATGGTATCCAATCGGTCATCGGAAAATTGATCAACTTTGGGGATGATGCTGAGAAGAATCCCATCCGAGTTTTaagtttcgaggacaaaatccTTGAACATAAATTATTGCCATCATTTGGCTCTGGGGAACTTTTGTTGGATGgatcttttaaaaatatgtcaAAGAGTACacaaacaatgatatatacaaaAGTTCCAGGAGACGATATAGATTTATGTCGAAAGAATTTGTCGCTCAAGGATCCAAGCAGCCCCACACATGATGCTGCTGTAAAGCTACAGAAGGTTTACAAGAGCTTCCGCACGAGAAGAAAGTTGGCAGATTGTGCAGTTCTTGTGGAGCAAAGTTGGTGGAAGGTATTAGATTTTGCAGAACTTAAGCACAGTTCGGTTTCTTTCTTTGATCTTGAGAAACATGAGACTGCTACTTCACGGTGGTCAAGAGCAAGAACAAGGGCTGCCAAG GTTGGAAAAGGCTTGTCAAAGAATGGGAAAGCTCAGAAACTTGCTTTACAGCATTGGCTTGAAGCT ATTGATCCAAGGCACCGCTATGGGCACAATCTACATTTTTATTATGTGAAGTGGTTGAATTCTCAAAGCAAAGAGCCTTTCTTCTACTG GCTAGACATTGGAGAAGGAAAGGAGCTCAATCTTATCGAGAAGTGCCCTCGGTCAAAGCTTCAGCAACAGTGTATTAAATATCTTGGTCTG ATGGAAAGAAAGGCTTATGAAATTGTAGTGGAGGATGGATATCTCTTACATAGGGAAACCAGAGAGCTTCTTGATACCACTCGAGAATCAACTGGTGCAAAGTGGATATTTGTGCTCAGCACCTCGAGGATCTTATATGTAGGGAAGAAAAAGAAGGGCTCATTTCAGCACTCGAGTTTCTTGGCTGGAGGAGCTACATTGGCAGCTGGGAGAATAGTTGCTGAAAGAGGCATCTTAAAG GCCATCTGGCCCCACAGTGGTCATTATCGTCCAACCCCTGAAAATTTCCTTGACTTCATATCATTTCTCAGGGAGAGCAACGTTGATCTCACTGATGTTAAG CTTGATTCTACAGATGACGAGGAAGAAGATTCTGTAGGAAAGAAGGGAGATGTGTTAGACGTAAAAAGTAACTCTTCTGAAGATGACTTGGATGAACCAGAACATATGAAATGCTCTAGTTACAAGAATATTTCAAGTGAAAAGAAGATAACTAGTACATCTCGTGCCTTGATCAGGAAACCGACCACTCTTTTGATCCCAAACAAACACGTCTTGATAGAGACTTTCAAGAGAAATACCGAAACCACCCAGTCAAGTATTGTTAATTTTCAACTAGAATCACCTATTGATGGAAATAAAGAATCAGAAGAGCAATTCAACAGCAATCTTGAAAAAGCTGACGCATCAGAAGATCATCATCTAGCAAAAGAAGGGGTCGTTCCCGAGAAAATCATTTCGCAAAGAATAAACTCACACAGAGAAGCAAAGTCCTACCAACTGGGGAAGCAATTATCTTGCAAGTGGAGTACCGGAGCTGGACCTAGAATCGGATGCTTGAGAGGCTACCCATCCGAGCTCCAATCTCATGCTTTAGAGCATGTAAATTTGTCCCCAAGAGGTGAATGA